One window of the Salvelinus fontinalis isolate EN_2023a chromosome 2, ASM2944872v1, whole genome shotgun sequence genome contains the following:
- the zgc:193811 gene encoding uncharacterized protein zgc:193811 isoform X2: MALWKGHRRELGQTSTGVGHMYVQPLPFYVESHKRSPLVSTSSHFSVTSRLEHDRKPQTGPLANTLHPRAPPHWNTHFLNELAQQLRDCGTVRLLSKPISEMQDNYRGQAAPHGPLLDHYCTLLALYGQLDPGQTPTVTADPLVSTAHAYYRRFSRSEIAPSSGLEAPSSYLSLNKSSTHSRLPGHKAPPTMSCLPWLPRPSVPLPYGGKHSLYRDSFRVPAPHPAPSGPSPVAIPDWRQAGTETRAGGAKRGLLRDIVEVPKMYLTENRVYGGNRTVLV, translated from the exons ATGGCTTTGTGGAAGGGACACAGGCGAGAGCTGGGACAGACAAGTACAGGCGTCGGCCATATGTATGTGCAGCCCTTGCCTTTTTATGTGGAGAGTCACAAG CGTTCTCCCCTGGTGTCCACCAGCAGTCACTTCTCTGTCACCTCACGCTTGGAGCATGACAGGAAGCCTCAGACGGGGCCCCTGGCCAACACACTGCACCCACGTGCCCCtccacactggaacacacacttCCTCAATGAGCTGGCACAACAG cTCCGGGACTGTGGGACAGTGCGCCTGCTCTCTAAGCCAATCAGTGAAATGCAGGACAACTACAGGGGCCAGGCTGCTCCACATGGCCCCCTGCTGGACCACTACTGCACCCTGCTG GCACTTTATGGACAGCTTGATCCAGGCCAGACCCCGACTGTGACAGCAGATCCTTTAGTCAGCACAGCTCATGCATACTACAGGCGCTTTAGCAG GTCAGAGATTGCCCCTTCCTCTGGTCTAGAAGCCCCTTCCTCTTACCTTAGCCTGAACAAGAGCTCCACCCACAGCCGCCTGCCGGGCCACAAAGCCCCTCCCACCATGTCCTGCCTCCCTTGGCTGCCCCGCCCCTCTGTGCCCTTACCCTATGGAGGGAAACACAGCCTGTACAGGGACAGCTTCCGTGTGCCTGCCCCTCACCCTGCTCCCTCTGGTCCCTCGCCTGTTGCAATCCCAGACTGGCGACAAGCCGGGACTGAAACTAGGGCTGGAGGAGCTAAGAGAGGGCTTCTCAGGGACATCGTGGAGGTACCCAAAATGTACCTGACAGAGAACCGGGTCTATGGGGGGAACCGGACCGTACTGGTCTGA
- the zgc:193811 gene encoding uncharacterized protein zgc:193811 isoform X1, whose amino-acid sequence MALWKGHRRELGQTSTGVGHMYVQPLPFYVESHKGASLPPLFQRSPLVSTSSHFSVTSRLEHDRKPQTGPLANTLHPRAPPHWNTHFLNELAQQLRDCGTVRLLSKPISEMQDNYRGQAAPHGPLLDHYCTLLALYGQLDPGQTPTVTADPLVSTAHAYYRRFSRSEIAPSSGLEAPSSYLSLNKSSTHSRLPGHKAPPTMSCLPWLPRPSVPLPYGGKHSLYRDSFRVPAPHPAPSGPSPVAIPDWRQAGTETRAGGAKRGLLRDIVEVPKMYLTENRVYGGNRTVLV is encoded by the exons ATGGCTTTGTGGAAGGGACACAGGCGAGAGCTGGGACAGACAAGTACAGGCGTCGGCCATATGTATGTGCAGCCCTTGCCTTTTTATGTGGAGAGTCACAAG GGTGCATCTCTGCCCCCTCTGTTCCAGCGTTCTCCCCTGGTGTCCACCAGCAGTCACTTCTCTGTCACCTCACGCTTGGAGCATGACAGGAAGCCTCAGACGGGGCCCCTGGCCAACACACTGCACCCACGTGCCCCtccacactggaacacacacttCCTCAATGAGCTGGCACAACAG cTCCGGGACTGTGGGACAGTGCGCCTGCTCTCTAAGCCAATCAGTGAAATGCAGGACAACTACAGGGGCCAGGCTGCTCCACATGGCCCCCTGCTGGACCACTACTGCACCCTGCTG GCACTTTATGGACAGCTTGATCCAGGCCAGACCCCGACTGTGACAGCAGATCCTTTAGTCAGCACAGCTCATGCATACTACAGGCGCTTTAGCAG GTCAGAGATTGCCCCTTCCTCTGGTCTAGAAGCCCCTTCCTCTTACCTTAGCCTGAACAAGAGCTCCACCCACAGCCGCCTGCCGGGCCACAAAGCCCCTCCCACCATGTCCTGCCTCCCTTGGCTGCCCCGCCCCTCTGTGCCCTTACCCTATGGAGGGAAACACAGCCTGTACAGGGACAGCTTCCGTGTGCCTGCCCCTCACCCTGCTCCCTCTGGTCCCTCGCCTGTTGCAATCCCAGACTGGCGACAAGCCGGGACTGAAACTAGGGCTGGAGGAGCTAAGAGAGGGCTTCTCAGGGACATCGTGGAGGTACCCAAAATGTACCTGACAGAGAACCGGGTCTATGGGGGGAACCGGACCGTACTGGTCTGA